The following proteins come from a genomic window of Coffea arabica cultivar ET-39 chromosome 11c, Coffea Arabica ET-39 HiFi, whole genome shotgun sequence:
- the LOC113716530 gene encoding hypothetical protein At1g04090-like — protein MGFVYFMFLALHIQLCCSRPQNQLDHASMGNSINAISPSVVYLSKKDNQPPPIETMFKLPSPLPAWPQGAGFASGTIDLGGLRICQVSTFNKVWATHEGGPDNLGATFFEPSSIPVGFFTVGYYSQPNNSPLFGWVLAAKDASSGQGILSKPTDYTLIWSSESLNIKQDGVGYIWLPSPPDGYKAIGHVVTSSPDKPSVEKVRCVRSDYTDATDLDSWIWGSSNGINIYGSRPKVRGIQVLGVSTGTFILAQNSGAATSLACLKNLQGNFHAMPTLNQIRALLAEYSPVIYFHPDEEFFPSSVNWFFQNGALLYTRGQESNPVAITPTGSNMPQGGTNDGAYWIDLPRDNAAKDRVKQGNLQDASVYIHVKPMLGATFTDLAVWVFYPFNGAARAKVEFVTIKLGKIGEHVGDWEHVTLRISNFNGELKCVYFSEHSGGTWISASGLEFQNGNKPVVYSSLHGHAAYPKTGDFLQGSNSNVGIRNDAGKGQFFMDAGANFSVVSADYLGPTIVEPPWLNYTREWGPKISYNINDEIKKVEKFLPGKLKSALEKAVSELPSEVLAEEGPTGPKSKDNWSGDERT, from the exons ATGGGGTTTGTCTACTTCATGTTCCTTGCACTCCATATTCAACTCTGTTGCTCAAGACCTCAGAATCAGTTGGACCATGCAAGCATGGGAAATAGCATAAATGCAATTTCTCCTTCTGTGGTATATCTGTCCAAGAAAGACAACCAGCCACCTCCTATTGAAACCATGTTCAAGCTTCCTTCCCCATTACCCGCCTGGCCTCAAG GTGCGGGATTTGCTAGTGGAACAATTGATTTGGGAGGATTACGGATATGTCAAGTATCAACTTTCAATAAAGTTTGGGCTACTCATGAAGGTGGACCAGATAATCTTGGTGCAACCTTTTTTGAACCATCTTCAATCCCAGTTGGATTCTTTACAGTTGGTTACTATAGCCAACCAAACAATAGTCCCCTGTTTGGATGGGTTCTTGCTGCAAAAGATGCCTCATCAGGTCAAGGAATTCTGAGCAAGCCCACTGATTATACACTTATTTGGAGTAGTGAATCTTTGAATATCAAGCAAGATGGCGTGGGCTATATATGGCTGCCATCACCTCCTGATGGCTACAAGGCCATTGGTCATGTAGTCACAAGCTCCCCTGATAAGCCTTCAGTGGAAAAAGTTCGATGCGTCCGCTCTGATTACACTGATGCTACTGATCTAGATTCTTGGATTTGGGGTAGTTCTAATGGCATTAACATATATGGTTCAAGGCCAAAAGTTAGAGGGATTCAAGTTTTAGGGGTTTCCACAGGTACATTTATATTAGCACAAAACAGTGGGGCTGCAACATCACTGGCTTGTTTGAAGAATCTGCAAGGCAACTTTCATGCTATGCCTACTCTGAATCAGATTCGAGCATTGCTTGCTGAATATTCTCCAGTGATTTACTTTCACCCTGATGAAGAGTTCTTTCCTTCTTCAGTAAATTGGTTTTTCCAGAATGGTGCATTACTGTACACAAGAGGGCAGGAATCCAATCCTGTTGCTATTACCCCAACAGGGTCAAATATGCCCCAAGGTGGTACAAATGATGGTGCATATTGGATAGATTTACCTCGTGATAATGCTGCTAAAGATAGGGTCAAGCAAGGAAATCTACAAGATGCAAGTGTATATATACATGTTAAACCTATGTTAGGTGCAACTTTTACTGACTTGGCTGTATGGGTTTTTTACCCTTTTAATGGTGCAGCTAGAGCAAAAGTTGAGTTTGTTACAATTAAGCTAGGAAAAATTGGGGAACATGTTGGAGACTGGGAGCATGTGACACTGAGGATTAGTAACTTCAATGGAGAATTAAAGTGTGTTTATTTTTCAGAACATAGTGGAGGGACATGGATCAGCGCTTCTGGGCTTGAGTTCCAAAATGGTAACAAACCAGTGGTGTATTCCTCATTGCATGGCCATGCCGCTTATCCAAAGACAGGAGATTTTTTGCAAGGGTCTAACTCAAATGTTGGAATAAGAAATGATGCTGGAAAAGGGCAGTTTTTTATGGATGCTGGGGCAAATTTCTCAGTGGTTTCTGCTGATTACTTAGGGCCAACAATTGTTGAACCACCATGGTTGAATTATACTAGAGAATGGGGTCCAAAAATCAGCTATAATATCAACGATGAGATCAAGAAGGTTGAGAAATTTTTGCCTGGGAAATTAAAAAGTGCTTTAGAAAAAGCAGTTAGTGAGCTTCCTAGTGAAGTGTTGGCTGAGGAAGGGCCCACTGGTCCCAAATCCAAGGATAATTGGAGTGGAGATGAAAGGACTTAG
- the LOC113715809 gene encoding probable LRR receptor-like serine/threonine-protein kinase At3g47570 has protein sequence MGAYGSVYKTLINGSNVAVKVFNLQTEGAFRSFDIECEVLCNLRHRNLTKVISSCSSLDFKALILEYMSNGSLEKWLYYQDLYMDFLQRLDIMIDVASLLDYLHDGYSIPVLHCDLKPSNVLLDKNMVAHVGDFGTAKLLGMGESMAQTQTLATLGYMAPAVSLGAKYGSEGLISKKCHIYSFEIMLMETFTRRKPTNEMLSGDVSLKDWMNASWPDAVSEVIHANLMRLEEDLTGMGAKMRL, from the exons ATGGGAGCCTATGGTTCTGTTTACAAGACATTAATCAATGGATCAAATGTAGCTGTGAAGGTGTTCAACTTACAAACAGAAGGTGCATTTAGAAGTTTTGACATAGAATGTGAAGTACTATGTAACCTTCGTCACAGAAATCTAACCAAAGTCATCAGCAGCTGTTCCAGCCTTGACTTCAAAGCTTTAATTCTTGAATATATGTCTAATGGAAGTCTTGAAAAGTGGTTGTACTATCAGGATTTGTACATGGATTTTTTGCAAAGACTAGACATAATGATTGATGTGGCATCACTATTAGACTATCTGCACGATGGTTATTCAATCCCTGTGCTTCACTGTGATCTGAAACCAAGCAATGTTTTACTTGACAAAAATATGGTAGCACATGTGGGTGATTTTGGCACTGCAAAATTATTAGGGATGGGAGAGAGCATGGCCCAAACTCAGACACTAGCAACACTAGGATACATGGCACCAG CTGTTTCACTTGGTGCAAAGTATGGATCAGAAGGTTTGATATCCAAGAAGTGTCATATCTACAGTTTTGAAATCATGTTGATGGAAACTTTCACAAGAAGGAAGCCAACTAATGAAATGTTATCAGGAGATGTGAGCTTGAAGGATTGGATGAATGCATCATGGCCAGATGCTGTGTCTGAGGTTATACATGCTAATTTGATGAGGCTGGAAGAGGATCTAACAGGGATG GGGGCAAAGATGAGGCTCTAG